A genomic window from Brassica oleracea var. oleracea cultivar TO1000 chromosome C8, BOL, whole genome shotgun sequence includes:
- the LOC106311994 gene encoding DNA replication ATP-dependent helicase/nuclease DNA2 isoform X2, producing the protein MPPRKKPKSSALKTNKQSSSNQSSQPSSVGIQQLFQRHIQNSQSTSNSLASNPVVSTPQNPLSTPDESKDVDRELAEASPEVSRNAKRFKFSPGMLIKQSQDDGGEEITWKISPVDQRLRAAAKQVPKMMDLTENSVGFKSSTLRPCSLDKVVQKQCLTSDITSKVEQWLSSPSKKAFKRPALPANRVTERVNPSLDAEFEIVNTSSSGNSPFQTPPSLSCSHNKLPCTVTCSAACRVTGTGQHKKALLELLDQVEDVISVDDKTADDVGTVVPQIRLEDDNICSVGICNSVDGGPIALLKKDNSVNPDSYFLVLEVSEKRGLAGSSRVQCPYKVLRLLDERTGKECALYLWDEWFYSTVSPGDSINVIGDFDGEGKCDVDHQNNFLIVHPDTLVAGTKVAASFGCPRRTVLDERLRSNEHATAALLGTLLHQVFQAGLTQESPSADGLQEYASMVIKNNIESLYACGVHERGVKATLHEAIPKMLNWIHHFRDSKDSTISNVNFGSTNGQRMVKISEVIDIEEMSWAPKYGLKGMVDASVRVIVGSDMNTANEKLMPLEFKSGKAPNGQASMEHCAQVILYTLLMSERYLKHIDNGLLYYLQSDQTQGISVQRSDLVGLIIRRNELANDILVASTTQQLPPMLRNPNMCRNCRHLDACTIYHKADGGNTESSGLADLFDAHVSHLSTLHFKFIRHWNRLIDLEAREMKLPRKDIAHPHGSKGSDSASHLSSMVLDMKDGFQHHSSHKDSRFIYRFVRQNSSESRERVPIEDTTRTGTTAADDLDCRLKTGDRVILRTEVSHLTVANGIIAEISRTHVSVSFSKRLRLPWSEPSSEVANLTNELWRIYKDEFMTSFSIMRFNLMQLFIQSIHTIGIRKMIVDLEPPRFDNGSILSQDPAISYIWSEKSLNNDQRQAILKILTAKDYALILGMPGTGKTSTMVHAVKALLIRGSSILLASYTNSAVDNLLIKLKAQGIEFLRIGRDEAVHEEVRESCFSAMDMCSVDDIKTKLDQVKVVASTCLGINSPYLVNRRFDVCIIDEAGQIALPVSIGPLLFASTFVLVGDHYQLPPLVQSTEARENGMGISLFRRLSEAHPQAISMLQNQYRMCRGIMELSNALIYGDRLCCGSAEVANATLVLSTSSSNSPWLRKVLEPARTVVFINTDMLRAFEARDQNAINNPVEASIIAEIVEELVNNGVDSKDIGIITPYNSQASLIQHAIPTASVEIHTIDKYQGRDKDCIIVSFVRSREKPRSSGSSLLGDWHRINVALTRAKKKLIMVGSQRTLSKVPLLMLLLKKVKEQSGILTLSPGDLKP; encoded by the exons ATGCCGCCGAGAAAGAAGCCAAAGTCTTCAGCTTTGAAAACAAACAAACAATCTTCATCCAACCAGTCTTCACAGCCTTCCAGTGTTGGCATCCAGCAGCTGTTCCAAAGACATATTCAGAACTCCCAATCAACTTCCAACTCTCTCGCCTCTAACCCCGTTGTCTCAACGCCTCAAAATCCTCTGAGCACGCCTGATGAGTCCAAAGATGTGGATCGGGAACTCGCGGAGGCGTCTCCTGAGGTCTCCAGAAACGCTAAGCGCTTCAAATTCTCTCCTGGAATG TTGATAAAGCAAAGTCAAGATGATGGTGGCGAAGAGATTACTTGGAAAATATCTCCTGTAGATCAAAGACTTCGCGCAGCTGCTAAGCAGGTTCCTAAGATGATGGACTTGACTGAAAATTCAGTGGGGTTTAAATCTTCTACCCTTCGCCCATGCTCTCTGGACAAG GTAGTGCAGAAGCAATGTCTTACATCTGATATAACTTCCAAGGTGGAGCAGTGGTTATCTTCTCCCTCAAAGAAAGCTTTCAAAAGACCAGCTTTGCCAGCAAATAGGGTTACGGAAAGGGTGAATCCTTCCCTAGATGCAGAGTTTGAGATTGTTAACACTTCTAGTAGTGGAAACAGTCCTTTCCAGACCCCACCGTCACTTTCATGCTCTCACAACAAG CTTCCTTGTACTGTAACATGCAGTGCAGCTTGCAGGGTCACGGGCACTGGACAACATAAAAAG GCCTTGCTTGAACTTCTAGATCAAGTGGAGGATGTCATCTCAGTTGATGACAAAACAGCTGACGATGTGGGGACTGTGGTGCCCCAAATTCGTCTTGAAGATGATAACATCTGTTCCGTTGGTATCTGCAACTCCGTAGACGGAGGGCCAATTGCTCTACTAAAAAAAGATAATTCTGTAAATCCAGATAGCTATTTCCTTGTATTGGAG GTATCTGAGAAACGTGGCCTGGCTGGCTCTTCTAGGGTCCAGTGTCCTTATAAG GTTCTTCGCTTGCTAGACGAGCGCACTGGAAAAGAATGCGCTTTGTATCTCTGGGATGAATG GTTTTACAGCACTGTATCACCAGGAGATTCCATCAATGTTATTGGAGACTTTGACGGAGAGGGCAAGTGTGACGTAGACCATCAAAATAATTTCTTAATTGTTCATCCTGATACCCTTGTTGCTGGAACTAAG GTTGCAGCAAGTTTTGGTTGTCCAAGGAGAACCGTGCTAGATGAGAGGCTAAGATCCAATGAACACGCTACAGCTGCCTTGCTTGGAACCTTGCTGCATCAAGTTTTTCAG GCAGGTCTCACGCAAGAGTCTCCATCTGCAGATGGTTTGCAGGAATATGCGAGCATGGTGATTAAGAATAATATTGAGAGCTTATATGCATGTGGAG TGCATGAGCGAGGCGTGAAAGCAACCTTACACGAAGCTATCCCAAAAATGTTGAATTGGATTCATCACTTCCGAGATTCGAAG GACTCAACAATATCAAATGTTAATTTTGGGTCTACTAATGGGCAGCGAATGGTAAAGATATCAGAG GTAATTGACATTGAGGAGATGTCATGGGCCCCTAAATATGGTCTGAAAGGAATGGTTGATGCTTCAGTCAGAGTGATAGTTGGGTCTGACATGAACACAGCGAATGAGAAACTAATGCCTCTTGAGTTTAAATCTGGAAAGGCTCCTAATGGGCAG GCATCAATGGAACATTGTGCACAGGTGATCTTGTACACGCTCCTTATGTCTGAGAG GTACCTAAAGCATATTGACAATGGCCTTCTGTATTATCTACAGTCAGATCAGACACAG GGAATTTCTGTTCAAAGATCAGATTTGGTGGGTCTGATTATTCGTCGTAATGAACTTGCAAATGACATCCTCGTCGCATCAACAACCCAACAACTGCCACCAATGTTACGG AATCCAAATATGTGCCGTAACTGTCGCCATCTGGACGCCTGCACGATTTATCATAAG GCAGATGGTGGAAACACGGAGAGTAGCGGACTCGCCGATCTCTTTGACGCACATGTATCTCATCTTTCAACTTTGCATTTTAAATTCATACGACACTGGAACAGACTGATTGACTTGGAAGCTAGAGAGATGAAG CTTCCCAGGAAAGATATTGCACATCCACATGGTTCAAAGGGCAGCGACTCAGCTAGTCATCTTTCTTCTATGGTTCTTGACATGAAAGATGGGTTTCAGCATCATAGCTCTCATAAAGATTCTAGATTCATTTATCGTTTTGTACGTCAAAACTCATCTGAATCTAGAGAAAGAGTACCCATCGAAGATACGACTAGGACTGGAACCACTGCAGCTGATGACCTGGATTGCAGACTTAAAACAGGAGACCGCGTG ATTCTTCGCACAGAAGTCAGCCACCTAACAGTTGCAAATGGAATTATAGCAGAGATTAGTCGCACTCATGTATCA GTTTCTTTTTCCAAGCGTTTACGTCTTCCTTGGAGTGAGCCTTCTTCTGAGGTGGCCAATCTCACTAATGAGTTATGGCGAATTTACAAGGATGAATTCATGACATCATTTTCAATTATGAG GTTCAATCTCATGCAGCTTTTCATACAAAGCATACATACCATTGGCATCAGGAAAATGATTGTGGATCTTGAG CCTCCTAGATTTGACAATGGATCTATACTGAGCCAGGATCCAGCAATATCATATATTTGGTCAGAAAAGAGCTTAAATAATGATCAGCGTCAAGCTATACTAAAG ATACTGACTGCGAAGGACTATGCGTTAATCTTAGGAATGCCTGGAACAGGGAAAACCTCCACAATGGTCCATGCTGTGAAAGCTTTGTTGATCAGAGGTTCATCTATTCTGCTGGCATCTTACACAAACTCTGCAGTTGATAATCTACTTATCAAATTAAAAGCACAG GGAATTGAGTTTTTACGTATTGGAAGAGACGAGGCTGTACACGAAGAAGTTCGAGAAAGTTGCTTTTCGG CTATGGATATGTGCAGTGTCGACGACATCAAAACAAAGTTGGACCAGGTCAAAGTTGTGGCCTCTACTTGTCTGGGAATCAATAGTCCATACCTTGTGAATAGGCGATTTGACGTATGCATTATTGATGAAGCCGGCCAAATTGCCCTCCCT GTATCAATAGGACCTTTGCTGTTTGCCTCTACATTTGTACTTGTTGGCGACCACTATCAACTACCGCCACTAGTGCAG AGTACAGAGGCTAGAGAGAATGGGATGGGGATAAGCTTGTTTCGTAGGTTATCAGAAGCTCATCCTCAGGCAATTTCAATGTTACAAAACCAG TACCGAATGTGTCGAGGTATTATGGAACTATCAAATGCCTTGATATATGGAGACAGATTGTGCTGTGGTTCCGCTGAAGTAGCTAATGCCACACTTGTTCTTTCTACTTCCAGTTCTAATTCGCCATGGCTTAGGAAG GTTCTGGAGCCAGCGAGAACAGTTGTATTTATTAACACAG ATATGCTGCGTGCTTTTGAAGCCAGGGATCAGAATGCGATCAACAATCCAGTTGAAGCTTCAATAATAGCTGAG ATTGTGGAGGAGCTAGTTAACAATGGAGTGGATAGTAAAGATATTGGAATCATTACTCCTTATAATTCACAAGCGAGCCTCATTCAACACGCAATTCCAACGGCGTCTGTGGAGATACATACTATTGACAAGTATCAG GGAAGAGATAAAGACTGCATAATAGTATCCTTTGTGAGATCGAGAGAGAAACCAAGGAGTTCTGGCTCTTCACTGCTCGGAGATTGGCATAGGATCAACGTTGCTTTGACACGAGCCAAG AAAAAGTTGATAATGGTGGGATCACAAAGAACACTATCAAAAGTTCCACTCCTGATGCTTCTGCTGAAGAAGGTTAAAGAGCAGTCAGGTATCTTGACTCTTTCTCCGGGGGATCTAAAACCATAA
- the LOC106311994 gene encoding DNA replication ATP-dependent helicase/nuclease DNA2 isoform X1: MPPRKKPKSSALKTNKQSSSNQSSQPSSVGIQQLFQRHIQNSQSTSNSLASNPVVSTPQNPLSTPDESKDVDRELAEASPEVSRNAKRFKFSPGMLIKQSQDDGGEEITWKISPVDQRLRAAAKQVPKMMDLTENSVGFKSSTLRPCSLDKQVVQKQCLTSDITSKVEQWLSSPSKKAFKRPALPANRVTERVNPSLDAEFEIVNTSSSGNSPFQTPPSLSCSHNKLPCTVTCSAACRVTGTGQHKKALLELLDQVEDVISVDDKTADDVGTVVPQIRLEDDNICSVGICNSVDGGPIALLKKDNSVNPDSYFLVLEVSEKRGLAGSSRVQCPYKVLRLLDERTGKECALYLWDEWFYSTVSPGDSINVIGDFDGEGKCDVDHQNNFLIVHPDTLVAGTKVAASFGCPRRTVLDERLRSNEHATAALLGTLLHQVFQAGLTQESPSADGLQEYASMVIKNNIESLYACGVHERGVKATLHEAIPKMLNWIHHFRDSKDSTISNVNFGSTNGQRMVKISEVIDIEEMSWAPKYGLKGMVDASVRVIVGSDMNTANEKLMPLEFKSGKAPNGQASMEHCAQVILYTLLMSERYLKHIDNGLLYYLQSDQTQGISVQRSDLVGLIIRRNELANDILVASTTQQLPPMLRNPNMCRNCRHLDACTIYHKADGGNTESSGLADLFDAHVSHLSTLHFKFIRHWNRLIDLEAREMKLPRKDIAHPHGSKGSDSASHLSSMVLDMKDGFQHHSSHKDSRFIYRFVRQNSSESRERVPIEDTTRTGTTAADDLDCRLKTGDRVILRTEVSHLTVANGIIAEISRTHVSVSFSKRLRLPWSEPSSEVANLTNELWRIYKDEFMTSFSIMRFNLMQLFIQSIHTIGIRKMIVDLEPPRFDNGSILSQDPAISYIWSEKSLNNDQRQAILKILTAKDYALILGMPGTGKTSTMVHAVKALLIRGSSILLASYTNSAVDNLLIKLKAQGIEFLRIGRDEAVHEEVRESCFSAMDMCSVDDIKTKLDQVKVVASTCLGINSPYLVNRRFDVCIIDEAGQIALPVSIGPLLFASTFVLVGDHYQLPPLVQSTEARENGMGISLFRRLSEAHPQAISMLQNQYRMCRGIMELSNALIYGDRLCCGSAEVANATLVLSTSSSNSPWLRKVLEPARTVVFINTDMLRAFEARDQNAINNPVEASIIAEIVEELVNNGVDSKDIGIITPYNSQASLIQHAIPTASVEIHTIDKYQGRDKDCIIVSFVRSREKPRSSGSSLLGDWHRINVALTRAKKKLIMVGSQRTLSKVPLLMLLLKKVKEQSGILTLSPGDLKP, from the exons ATGCCGCCGAGAAAGAAGCCAAAGTCTTCAGCTTTGAAAACAAACAAACAATCTTCATCCAACCAGTCTTCACAGCCTTCCAGTGTTGGCATCCAGCAGCTGTTCCAAAGACATATTCAGAACTCCCAATCAACTTCCAACTCTCTCGCCTCTAACCCCGTTGTCTCAACGCCTCAAAATCCTCTGAGCACGCCTGATGAGTCCAAAGATGTGGATCGGGAACTCGCGGAGGCGTCTCCTGAGGTCTCCAGAAACGCTAAGCGCTTCAAATTCTCTCCTGGAATG TTGATAAAGCAAAGTCAAGATGATGGTGGCGAAGAGATTACTTGGAAAATATCTCCTGTAGATCAAAGACTTCGCGCAGCTGCTAAGCAGGTTCCTAAGATGATGGACTTGACTGAAAATTCAGTGGGGTTTAAATCTTCTACCCTTCGCCCATGCTCTCTGGACAAG CAGGTAGTGCAGAAGCAATGTCTTACATCTGATATAACTTCCAAGGTGGAGCAGTGGTTATCTTCTCCCTCAAAGAAAGCTTTCAAAAGACCAGCTTTGCCAGCAAATAGGGTTACGGAAAGGGTGAATCCTTCCCTAGATGCAGAGTTTGAGATTGTTAACACTTCTAGTAGTGGAAACAGTCCTTTCCAGACCCCACCGTCACTTTCATGCTCTCACAACAAG CTTCCTTGTACTGTAACATGCAGTGCAGCTTGCAGGGTCACGGGCACTGGACAACATAAAAAG GCCTTGCTTGAACTTCTAGATCAAGTGGAGGATGTCATCTCAGTTGATGACAAAACAGCTGACGATGTGGGGACTGTGGTGCCCCAAATTCGTCTTGAAGATGATAACATCTGTTCCGTTGGTATCTGCAACTCCGTAGACGGAGGGCCAATTGCTCTACTAAAAAAAGATAATTCTGTAAATCCAGATAGCTATTTCCTTGTATTGGAG GTATCTGAGAAACGTGGCCTGGCTGGCTCTTCTAGGGTCCAGTGTCCTTATAAG GTTCTTCGCTTGCTAGACGAGCGCACTGGAAAAGAATGCGCTTTGTATCTCTGGGATGAATG GTTTTACAGCACTGTATCACCAGGAGATTCCATCAATGTTATTGGAGACTTTGACGGAGAGGGCAAGTGTGACGTAGACCATCAAAATAATTTCTTAATTGTTCATCCTGATACCCTTGTTGCTGGAACTAAG GTTGCAGCAAGTTTTGGTTGTCCAAGGAGAACCGTGCTAGATGAGAGGCTAAGATCCAATGAACACGCTACAGCTGCCTTGCTTGGAACCTTGCTGCATCAAGTTTTTCAG GCAGGTCTCACGCAAGAGTCTCCATCTGCAGATGGTTTGCAGGAATATGCGAGCATGGTGATTAAGAATAATATTGAGAGCTTATATGCATGTGGAG TGCATGAGCGAGGCGTGAAAGCAACCTTACACGAAGCTATCCCAAAAATGTTGAATTGGATTCATCACTTCCGAGATTCGAAG GACTCAACAATATCAAATGTTAATTTTGGGTCTACTAATGGGCAGCGAATGGTAAAGATATCAGAG GTAATTGACATTGAGGAGATGTCATGGGCCCCTAAATATGGTCTGAAAGGAATGGTTGATGCTTCAGTCAGAGTGATAGTTGGGTCTGACATGAACACAGCGAATGAGAAACTAATGCCTCTTGAGTTTAAATCTGGAAAGGCTCCTAATGGGCAG GCATCAATGGAACATTGTGCACAGGTGATCTTGTACACGCTCCTTATGTCTGAGAG GTACCTAAAGCATATTGACAATGGCCTTCTGTATTATCTACAGTCAGATCAGACACAG GGAATTTCTGTTCAAAGATCAGATTTGGTGGGTCTGATTATTCGTCGTAATGAACTTGCAAATGACATCCTCGTCGCATCAACAACCCAACAACTGCCACCAATGTTACGG AATCCAAATATGTGCCGTAACTGTCGCCATCTGGACGCCTGCACGATTTATCATAAG GCAGATGGTGGAAACACGGAGAGTAGCGGACTCGCCGATCTCTTTGACGCACATGTATCTCATCTTTCAACTTTGCATTTTAAATTCATACGACACTGGAACAGACTGATTGACTTGGAAGCTAGAGAGATGAAG CTTCCCAGGAAAGATATTGCACATCCACATGGTTCAAAGGGCAGCGACTCAGCTAGTCATCTTTCTTCTATGGTTCTTGACATGAAAGATGGGTTTCAGCATCATAGCTCTCATAAAGATTCTAGATTCATTTATCGTTTTGTACGTCAAAACTCATCTGAATCTAGAGAAAGAGTACCCATCGAAGATACGACTAGGACTGGAACCACTGCAGCTGATGACCTGGATTGCAGACTTAAAACAGGAGACCGCGTG ATTCTTCGCACAGAAGTCAGCCACCTAACAGTTGCAAATGGAATTATAGCAGAGATTAGTCGCACTCATGTATCA GTTTCTTTTTCCAAGCGTTTACGTCTTCCTTGGAGTGAGCCTTCTTCTGAGGTGGCCAATCTCACTAATGAGTTATGGCGAATTTACAAGGATGAATTCATGACATCATTTTCAATTATGAG GTTCAATCTCATGCAGCTTTTCATACAAAGCATACATACCATTGGCATCAGGAAAATGATTGTGGATCTTGAG CCTCCTAGATTTGACAATGGATCTATACTGAGCCAGGATCCAGCAATATCATATATTTGGTCAGAAAAGAGCTTAAATAATGATCAGCGTCAAGCTATACTAAAG ATACTGACTGCGAAGGACTATGCGTTAATCTTAGGAATGCCTGGAACAGGGAAAACCTCCACAATGGTCCATGCTGTGAAAGCTTTGTTGATCAGAGGTTCATCTATTCTGCTGGCATCTTACACAAACTCTGCAGTTGATAATCTACTTATCAAATTAAAAGCACAG GGAATTGAGTTTTTACGTATTGGAAGAGACGAGGCTGTACACGAAGAAGTTCGAGAAAGTTGCTTTTCGG CTATGGATATGTGCAGTGTCGACGACATCAAAACAAAGTTGGACCAGGTCAAAGTTGTGGCCTCTACTTGTCTGGGAATCAATAGTCCATACCTTGTGAATAGGCGATTTGACGTATGCATTATTGATGAAGCCGGCCAAATTGCCCTCCCT GTATCAATAGGACCTTTGCTGTTTGCCTCTACATTTGTACTTGTTGGCGACCACTATCAACTACCGCCACTAGTGCAG AGTACAGAGGCTAGAGAGAATGGGATGGGGATAAGCTTGTTTCGTAGGTTATCAGAAGCTCATCCTCAGGCAATTTCAATGTTACAAAACCAG TACCGAATGTGTCGAGGTATTATGGAACTATCAAATGCCTTGATATATGGAGACAGATTGTGCTGTGGTTCCGCTGAAGTAGCTAATGCCACACTTGTTCTTTCTACTTCCAGTTCTAATTCGCCATGGCTTAGGAAG GTTCTGGAGCCAGCGAGAACAGTTGTATTTATTAACACAG ATATGCTGCGTGCTTTTGAAGCCAGGGATCAGAATGCGATCAACAATCCAGTTGAAGCTTCAATAATAGCTGAG ATTGTGGAGGAGCTAGTTAACAATGGAGTGGATAGTAAAGATATTGGAATCATTACTCCTTATAATTCACAAGCGAGCCTCATTCAACACGCAATTCCAACGGCGTCTGTGGAGATACATACTATTGACAAGTATCAG GGAAGAGATAAAGACTGCATAATAGTATCCTTTGTGAGATCGAGAGAGAAACCAAGGAGTTCTGGCTCTTCACTGCTCGGAGATTGGCATAGGATCAACGTTGCTTTGACACGAGCCAAG AAAAAGTTGATAATGGTGGGATCACAAAGAACACTATCAAAAGTTCCACTCCTGATGCTTCTGCTGAAGAAGGTTAAAGAGCAGTCAGGTATCTTGACTCTTTCTCCGGGGGATCTAAAACCATAA